Proteins from a genomic interval of Diaphorobacter sp. HDW4A:
- the tldD gene encoding metalloprotease TldD, whose protein sequence is MISREPTIERLAIARQLLLEPFGLDESHLTRALAEIRAHQVDDADLYFQYTRSEGWSLEEGIVKTGSFSIDQGVGVRAVSGEKTAFAYSDDISEASLLDAARTVRSIASVAKSARTKVGARKIAQSRSLYPELDPIATMDSTAKVQLLERAEKLARSKDPRVVQVMAGLAGEYDVVLVARADGTLAADVRPLVRMSITVIAEQNGRREVGSAGGGGRFGLDYFDDELVHQYVSEAVNAALVNLESRPAPAGEMTVVLGPGWPGVLLHEAVGHGLEGDFNRKGSSAFSGRIGERVAAKGVTVLDDGTIADRRGSLNVDDEGHATQKNVLIEDGILKGYIQDSMNARLMKTKPTGNGRRESYAHIPMPRMTNTYMLGGDKDPKEIVASIKKGLYATNFGGGQVDITSGKFVFSASEAYWVENGKILYPVKGATIVGSGPESLKKVSMIGNDMKLDSGVGTCGKEGQSVPVGVGQPTMRIDGLTVGGTA, encoded by the coding sequence ATGATCTCCCGCGAACCCACCATTGAACGATTGGCCATTGCTCGTCAGCTGCTGCTGGAGCCCTTTGGTCTCGATGAGTCCCATCTGACCCGCGCGCTGGCGGAAATCCGCGCGCATCAGGTCGATGACGCCGATCTCTACTTCCAATACACGCGCAGCGAAGGCTGGAGTCTGGAAGAGGGCATCGTCAAGACCGGCTCGTTCAGCATCGACCAGGGTGTCGGCGTGCGTGCGGTGAGCGGCGAGAAGACGGCGTTTGCTTATTCTGACGACATCTCCGAAGCCTCGTTGCTCGACGCGGCGCGCACAGTGCGCTCGATTGCATCGGTCGCCAAGTCGGCGCGCACCAAGGTGGGCGCGCGCAAGATCGCGCAGAGTCGTTCGCTCTATCCCGAACTCGACCCGATCGCGACGATGGACAGCACGGCCAAGGTCCAGCTACTCGAGCGCGCCGAGAAGCTTGCCCGCTCCAAGGACCCGCGCGTGGTGCAGGTCATGGCAGGCTTGGCTGGTGAATACGACGTGGTGCTGGTGGCACGCGCCGATGGCACGCTGGCGGCTGACGTGCGCCCGCTGGTGCGCATGTCCATCACCGTGATCGCCGAGCAGAATGGCCGCCGCGAAGTCGGTTCGGCCGGCGGCGGCGGTCGCTTTGGTCTCGACTATTTTGATGACGAACTCGTTCACCAGTATGTGAGCGAGGCGGTGAACGCGGCGCTGGTGAACCTTGAATCGCGCCCCGCTCCCGCAGGCGAAATGACCGTGGTGCTTGGCCCCGGCTGGCCCGGCGTGCTGCTGCACGAGGCGGTTGGTCACGGTTTGGAGGGCGACTTCAACCGCAAGGGTTCGAGCGCGTTCAGCGGCCGCATCGGTGAGCGCGTGGCGGCCAAGGGCGTCACCGTCCTTGACGACGGCACCATCGCTGATCGCCGTGGCTCGCTCAACGTTGACGACGAGGGCCACGCCACGCAGAAGAACGTGCTCATCGAGGACGGCATTCTCAAGGGCTACATCCAGGATTCGATGAACGCGCGTCTGATGAAGACCAAGCCCACGGGCAACGGCCGCCGCGAGAGCTATGCGCACATCCCCATGCCGCGCATGACCAACACCTACATGCTGGGCGGCGACAAGGATCCCAAGGAAATCGTCGCCTCGATCAAGAAGGGTTTGTACGCCACCAACTTCGGCGGCGGCCAGGTCGACATCACCAGCGGCAAGTTCGTGTTCTCCGCGAGCGAGGCCTATTGGGTCGAGAACGGCAAGATCCTCTACCCGGTCAAAGGCGCGACGATTGTCGGCAGCGGCCCGGAGTCTCTGAAAAAAGTGAGCATGATCGGCAACGACATGAAGCTCGACAGCGGCGTCGGCACCTGCGGCAAGGAAGGCCAGAGCGTGCCGGTGGGCGTCGGCCAGCCGACCATGCGCATCGACGGCCTGACCGTCGGCGGCACCGCTTGA
- a CDS encoding YqiA/YcfP family alpha/beta fold hydrolase — MPTTHLLYLHGFRSSPRSAKAQITAARVMRTHPQVHFWCPQLPPSPAEAMAMVAEGTSHWPRETTAVIGSSLGGFYASWFAQHMGCRSVMLNPAVNPARDLERHIGDQTAWHNPNEHFYFQPHFVDELKALDVRHLPPAGPEMAIIAKGDELLDWHEMAERYASAAELHILEGGDHALSDFENHVEDVIHFCDLA, encoded by the coding sequence ATGCCCACGACGCATCTGCTCTATCTGCACGGTTTCCGCTCCTCGCCTCGCTCTGCCAAGGCCCAGATCACCGCCGCCCGCGTGATGCGCACGCATCCGCAGGTGCATTTCTGGTGTCCGCAACTGCCACCCTCGCCCGCCGAGGCCATGGCCATGGTGGCCGAAGGCACGAGCCACTGGCCGCGCGAGACGACGGCGGTGATCGGCTCGTCGCTCGGCGGCTTCTATGCCAGTTGGTTCGCGCAGCACATGGGCTGCAGGAGCGTGATGCTCAATCCCGCCGTCAACCCGGCACGCGATCTGGAGCGCCACATCGGCGACCAGACGGCATGGCACAACCCGAACGAGCATTTCTATTTCCAGCCGCATTTCGTCGATGAGCTCAAGGCGCTCGACGTGCGCCATCTGCCGCCCGCCGGGCCGGAGATGGCCATCATCGCCAAGGGCGACGAGTTGCTCGACTGGCACGAGATGGCTGAGCGCTATGCGAGCGCCGCCGAACTGCACATCCTCGAAGGCGGCGACCATGCGCTCAGCGACTTCGAGAACCATGTGGAAGACGTGATCCACTTCTGCGATCTGGCTTGA
- the aroE gene encoding shikimate dehydrogenase, giving the protein MTEKYCVMGNPITHSRSPWIHTRFAELTNEPVTYTRQHVELDSFQQAIKAFAAQGGRGCNITVPFKLEAAELATNKSERVTLAGAANTLTINADGTISADNTDGLGIVADITRNAGVNITGRDVLLIGAGGAAAGVLGPLLREKPRRIVISNRTVEKAKHLANSHAAIAYETGTELASSALDAITEDFDIIINGTASSLAGAESPVPASVLRQGALAYDMMYGEKAQGFLDWATRHGAVARDGLGMLVEQAAESFIIWRGVRPPAEQVLRELRAEIAAGR; this is encoded by the coding sequence ATGACCGAAAAATATTGCGTGATGGGCAACCCCATCACCCACAGCCGCTCCCCCTGGATCCACACCCGCTTCGCCGAACTGACGAACGAACCAGTGACCTACACCCGCCAACACGTAGAACTAGACAGCTTCCAACAAGCCATCAAAGCATTCGCAGCGCAAGGCGGCAGAGGCTGCAACATCACCGTCCCCTTCAAGCTCGAAGCCGCAGAACTCGCCACAAACAAGAGTGAACGCGTCACCCTCGCAGGCGCAGCCAACACACTGACGATCAACGCAGACGGCACCATCAGCGCAGACAACACCGACGGCCTCGGCATCGTCGCCGACATCACCCGCAACGCCGGCGTGAACATCACCGGCCGCGACGTCCTGCTGATCGGCGCGGGCGGCGCAGCGGCCGGCGTGCTCGGCCCCCTCTTGCGCGAAAAGCCGCGCCGCATTGTCATCTCCAACCGCACCGTGGAAAAGGCGAAACACCTCGCGAACAGCCATGCCGCCATTGCCTACGAGACCGGCACTGAACTCGCATCGAGCGCGCTCGATGCGATTACCGAAGACTTCGACATCATCATCAACGGCACGGCCAGCAGCCTCGCCGGTGCCGAATCGCCCGTGCCTGCGAGCGTGCTGCGCCAGGGCGCTCTGGCCTATGACATGATGTACGGCGAAAAGGCCCAGGGCTTTCTCGACTGGGCCACACGCCACGGCGCGGTCGCGCGCGACGGCCTCGGCATGCTGGTCGAACAGGCGGCGGAATCCTTCATCATCTGGCGCGGCGTGCGGCCACCGGCCGAACAGGTGTTGCGCGAGCTGCGCGCCGAGATCGCTGCAGGGCGCTGA
- a CDS encoding PglL family O-oligosaccharyltransferase: MKAVTHVFARALKSLAVAIPFLFAYTQSPLTNFWPLVASALCGWLIVMLCIPRVSRPAELRDELGQSLASGLMLAGAIASVIGLVQFFQGDVGLSPWIYQSTLGQAIGNVRQRNQQATLLLMSALALLLCSSRWLRRREPVDFDVSTSEPNPLLTVFAAAAPWLLVLLAMGSGVTASRTGAVEWVALVVMLWFWRKSVGRLGLALGVAGLLAYLFAAWLLPELLLRWTGVQMDGLFMRVADTSHRCTSRLTLWSNMAYLIEQRPWFGWGWGELDFAHYITAFPDERFCVLLDNAHNLPLHLAVELGLPAALAFCAFVLWAVWRFKPWRETDGARQLAWGVLALIGMHSMLEFPLWYGPFQLALVISVAILVLPVKPVELSAPTASRWQVTLLVACVAWLAGTYLISSDFRRMAALYQLPQYREAQWRNLTAREVSEDSNFFTNQAEFAWLTTTTVTTENAVQMHAMARRMLHYSPEPRVITKLIESSRILGMTGEANEHMALFQKAYPDAYKAFMDKQPLPASTH; this comes from the coding sequence ATGAAAGCTGTCACTCACGTCTTTGCCCGCGCCCTGAAGAGTCTGGCCGTGGCAATTCCTTTTCTCTTCGCTTACACGCAGTCGCCACTGACGAATTTCTGGCCGCTGGTGGCAAGCGCCCTGTGCGGTTGGCTGATCGTGATGCTCTGCATCCCGCGTGTGAGCCGACCCGCCGAGCTGCGCGACGAACTCGGTCAAAGTCTCGCCTCCGGGTTGATGCTGGCGGGTGCAATCGCGTCCGTCATCGGGCTGGTTCAATTCTTTCAGGGCGACGTGGGGTTGTCGCCATGGATCTATCAAAGCACGCTGGGGCAGGCCATCGGCAATGTGCGCCAGCGCAACCAGCAGGCGACGCTGCTCCTGATGAGCGCGCTCGCGCTGCTGCTGTGCTCGTCGCGCTGGCTGCGCAGGCGCGAGCCGGTGGATTTCGATGTGTCGACCAGCGAGCCCAACCCCCTGCTCACGGTCTTTGCGGCGGCTGCACCGTGGCTGCTGGTGCTGCTTGCCATGGGCAGCGGAGTGACTGCGTCGCGCACCGGCGCGGTCGAGTGGGTGGCGCTGGTCGTGATGCTCTGGTTCTGGCGAAAGAGCGTTGGACGGCTCGGATTGGCGCTGGGCGTGGCCGGGCTGCTGGCCTATCTGTTTGCGGCATGGCTGTTGCCCGAGCTGCTGCTGCGTTGGACTGGTGTGCAGATGGACGGACTCTTCATGCGCGTGGCCGATACGTCGCACCGCTGCACGAGCCGTCTCACGCTGTGGTCGAACATGGCGTATCTGATCGAGCAGCGGCCGTGGTTTGGCTGGGGCTGGGGCGAGCTGGACTTTGCGCACTACATCACCGCGTTCCCGGACGAGCGTTTTTGTGTGCTGCTGGACAACGCGCACAACCTGCCGTTGCATCTGGCCGTCGAGTTAGGTCTGCCGGCGGCGCTGGCGTTTTGCGCCTTCGTGCTTTGGGCGGTTTGGCGTTTCAAACCGTGGCGCGAGACCGATGGCGCGCGTCAACTGGCCTGGGGCGTGCTCGCGCTGATCGGCATGCACAGCATGCTTGAATTTCCGCTGTGGTACGGGCCGTTCCAGCTCGCCTTGGTCATCTCCGTCGCGATTCTGGTGTTGCCGGTGAAACCTGTCGAGCTTTCTGCGCCCACCGCTTCGCGCTGGCAGGTGACACTGCTCGTGGCCTGCGTGGCGTGGCTGGCGGGCACCTACCTGATCAGCAGCGACTTCCGCCGCATGGCCGCGCTCTACCAATTGCCGCAGTACCGCGAGGCACAGTGGCGCAATCTCACGGCGCGGGAGGTCAGCGAAGACTCGAACTTCTTCACCAATCAGGCCGAATTCGCGTGGCTCACCACGACCACCGTGACGACTGAGAACGCGGTGCAGATGCACGCGATGGCGCGGCGCATGCTGCACTATTCCCCTGAGCCACGCGTGATCACCAAACTGATCGAAAGCTCCCGGATTCTGGGCATGACCGGCGAGGCGAACGAACACATGGCGCTGTTCCAGAAGGCTTACCCCGATGCCTACAAGGCCTTCATGGACAAACAACCGCTGCCCGCTTCAACGCACTGA
- a CDS encoding energy transducer TonB: MKLPAFLQKLSVLQLALGASVIVHAALLTVRFVDPESFNRVFEDTPLEVILVNAKSNEAPDKAQAIAQSSLAGGGEAAAGRATSPLPYSALTAVGDDLEEAQRKMDAMMEQQTQLLAQLRKELAHLPPPDPRPDSKNAEKEVQEEKRKQLLKVLAEIEKRINEENARPKKRYISPATREEVYAVYYDALRRKVEDKGTENFPEAGGKKLYGELIMIITVNHNGRVLDTEVAQTSGNKLLDRRAEAIATAAGPYGHFGPAMRAKADQIAVVSRFKFTRDLTLETDVR, from the coding sequence GTGAAACTGCCCGCCTTCCTTCAAAAACTGAGCGTCCTTCAGCTGGCGCTCGGAGCCTCCGTCATCGTCCACGCCGCACTTTTGACGGTGCGCTTCGTCGACCCTGAAAGCTTCAACCGCGTGTTCGAGGACACGCCGCTCGAAGTCATCCTGGTCAACGCCAAATCCAACGAAGCGCCCGACAAGGCCCAGGCCATTGCACAGTCATCACTGGCTGGCGGCGGCGAGGCCGCAGCGGGCCGAGCCACCAGCCCACTGCCCTACTCGGCATTGACGGCTGTCGGCGACGACCTCGAAGAAGCCCAGCGCAAGATGGACGCGATGATGGAGCAACAGACCCAGCTCCTCGCCCAACTGCGCAAGGAACTCGCCCACCTGCCCCCACCCGACCCGCGCCCTGACAGCAAGAACGCGGAAAAGGAAGTGCAGGAGGAAAAGCGCAAGCAATTGCTCAAAGTGCTGGCCGAGATCGAGAAGCGCATCAATGAAGAAAACGCGCGTCCCAAGAAACGCTACATCAGCCCCGCCACGCGCGAAGAGGTGTACGCCGTCTACTACGATGCGCTGCGCCGCAAGGTCGAGGACAAGGGCACGGAAAACTTCCCCGAAGCCGGTGGCAAGAAGCTCTACGGCGAGCTCATCATGATCATCACCGTCAACCACAACGGCCGCGTGCTCGACACCGAAGTCGCCCAGACCTCAGGCAATAAGCTCTTGGATCGCCGCGCTGAAGCCATTGCCACCGCAGCCGGCCCCTATGGCCACTTCGGCCCGGCCATGCGCGCCAAGGCCGACCAGATCGCCGTGGTCTCCCGCTTTAAATTCACCCGCGACCTCACGCTGGAAACCGACGTGCGCTGA
- the ruvC gene encoding crossover junction endodeoxyribonuclease RuvC — protein sequence MRILGIDPGLQTTGFGVVDVDGHQLSYVASGTIRTTQLARGDLPGRLKVLFEGVTEVVKRYQPDQATVEIVFVNVNPQSTLLLGQARGAALAALVSQDLPVAEYTALQMKKAMVGHGRAAKNQVQEMVRRLLQLPGLPGTDAADALGLAITHAHAGAAMARIGEVADLQRRQHAMYKSGRSY from the coding sequence GTGAGAATTTTGGGAATCGACCCCGGTCTGCAGACCACCGGCTTCGGCGTGGTGGATGTCGACGGACATCAACTGAGCTACGTGGCCAGCGGCACCATCCGCACTACGCAGTTGGCTCGCGGCGACTTGCCCGGTCGTCTCAAGGTGCTGTTCGAAGGTGTGACCGAAGTGGTCAAGCGCTACCAACCCGATCAGGCCACGGTGGAAATCGTCTTCGTGAACGTGAATCCGCAGTCCACGCTGCTGCTCGGTCAGGCACGCGGCGCAGCGCTCGCGGCACTGGTCTCGCAGGATCTGCCGGTGGCCGAATACACCGCGCTGCAGATGAAGAAGGCCATGGTGGGCCATGGTCGTGCGGCCAAGAATCAAGTGCAGGAGATGGTACGGCGATTGCTTCAGTTGCCGGGGCTTCCTGGCACCGATGCGGCGGATGCGCTGGGGTTGGCGATCACGCATGCGCATGCGGGAGCGGCTATGGCGCGGATTGGGGAGGTGGCGGATCTGCAGCGGCGGCAGCATGCGATGTACAAATCGGGGCGGAGCTACTAG
- a CDS encoding ribonuclease catalytic domain-containing protein: MHALFEEAGKFQAGRILSEAESSAQIELDSGKRVKVKGANILMKFDKPAPAELLAKGRELAATIDLDLAWEFAPEGEFGFADLASDYFSESSSVTEQAAALLALHEAPHYFRRAGKGRFKKAPAEILQQALAGIEKKRLIQEQITVWAQELGGGACPQPIRDQLYKILFKPDKNAPEYKAVVEASRATHKAPLDLLQAAGAIDSAYEFHWKRFLFENFPKGTSFPQINAPQPPQDLPLAPVQAYSIDDSQTTEIDDALSVQGLGTGTVTLGVHIAAPGLAIVPGSPLDQLGRSRLSTVYMPGYKITMLPDEVVKIYTLDEGRANPAVSLYVTINEETLEITGTETKLERVPVAVNLRHDKLDHIVTEEWLNDASITVDGTPQELLDRRSEMSFLFRLAQKLKAGREVVRGKPETFNRPDYNFRLEGNNGAEPTGNETVSITTRKRGAPLDLIVAEAAIVANSTWGQLLADHGVPGIYRSQYSLAPGVKVRMGTKAQPHAGIGVKCYAWSTSPLRRYVDLVNQWQIIACARHGKTAALAAPFKPKDADLFSIISSFDAAYGAYNGYQAGMERFWTLKYLEQNGITEIEATVIKDNGGAGMLVRADALPLVISVFGAQNLPRGARALIKLGDIDEITLDIHGTVLQRLDDPEDASDDGEVSEEDEDDDSVAGPIAIAVDVNETDAADAPQGAQAKPQSSDNS; this comes from the coding sequence ATGCATGCACTATTCGAAGAAGCCGGCAAGTTTCAGGCTGGCCGCATCCTCTCTGAGGCAGAAAGCTCTGCCCAGATCGAGCTGGATTCAGGTAAACGCGTCAAGGTCAAGGGCGCCAACATACTGATGAAGTTCGACAAGCCCGCGCCCGCAGAACTGCTGGCAAAGGGCCGCGAGCTGGCTGCCACCATCGATCTTGATCTGGCTTGGGAATTCGCGCCCGAGGGCGAGTTCGGCTTTGCCGATCTGGCCAGCGACTATTTCTCCGAGTCCTCCTCGGTCACCGAACAGGCCGCCGCGCTGCTCGCGCTGCACGAAGCGCCGCACTATTTCCGCCGCGCGGGCAAGGGGCGATTCAAGAAGGCGCCCGCAGAAATTCTGCAGCAGGCGCTGGCCGGCATCGAGAAGAAGCGACTGATTCAGGAGCAGATCACCGTCTGGGCCCAAGAGCTCGGCGGCGGCGCTTGTCCGCAGCCGATCCGCGATCAGCTCTACAAGATTCTGTTCAAGCCCGACAAGAACGCGCCCGAATACAAGGCAGTGGTCGAGGCCAGCCGCGCCACGCACAAGGCCCCGCTCGACCTTCTGCAGGCGGCGGGCGCCATCGACTCGGCCTACGAATTCCACTGGAAGCGCTTCCTGTTCGAGAACTTCCCCAAGGGCACCAGCTTTCCGCAGATCAACGCACCCCAACCACCGCAGGACCTGCCGCTCGCGCCCGTGCAGGCCTATTCCATCGACGATTCCCAGACCACCGAAATCGACGATGCGCTGTCCGTGCAGGGCCTTGGCACCGGCACCGTCACGCTGGGTGTGCATATCGCCGCGCCGGGTCTGGCCATCGTGCCGGGCTCGCCGCTCGATCAGCTCGGCCGCTCGCGCCTGTCCACCGTCTACATGCCGGGCTACAAGATCACCATGCTGCCCGATGAGGTGGTGAAGATCTACACGCTCGACGAAGGCCGTGCGAACCCCGCCGTCTCGCTGTATGTGACGATCAACGAAGAGACGCTCGAGATCACCGGCACCGAGACCAAGCTCGAGCGCGTGCCCGTCGCCGTCAACCTGCGCCACGACAAGCTCGATCACATCGTCACCGAAGAATGGCTGAACGACGCGTCGATCACAGTCGACGGCACACCGCAGGAACTGCTGGATCGCCGCAGCGAAATGTCCTTCCTGTTCAGGCTCGCGCAAAAGCTCAAGGCGGGCCGCGAGGTCGTGCGCGGCAAGCCCGAGACCTTCAACCGTCCCGACTACAACTTCCGCCTCGAAGGCAACAACGGCGCCGAGCCCACCGGCAACGAGACCGTCAGCATCACCACCCGCAAGCGCGGTGCGCCGCTGGACCTGATCGTCGCCGAGGCCGCCATCGTCGCCAACAGCACCTGGGGCCAGTTGCTCGCCGACCACGGCGTGCCCGGCATCTATCGCAGCCAGTACTCACTCGCTCCCGGCGTGAAAGTGCGCATGGGCACCAAAGCCCAGCCGCATGCGGGTATCGGCGTAAAGTGCTATGCGTGGTCCACCTCACCGCTGCGTCGCTATGTCGACCTGGTGAACCAGTGGCAGATCATCGCTTGCGCCCGCCACGGCAAGACCGCAGCGCTCGCCGCACCGTTCAAGCCCAAGGATGCGGACCTGTTCTCGATCATCTCCAGTTTCGATGCAGCCTACGGTGCCTACAACGGTTACCAGGCTGGCATGGAACGCTTCTGGACGCTCAAGTATCTGGAGCAGAACGGCATCACCGAAATCGAAGCCACCGTGATCAAGGACAACGGCGGCGCTGGCATGCTGGTGCGTGCTGATGCGCTTCCGCTGGTCATCTCGGTGTTCGGCGCACAGAACCTGCCGCGCGGCGCACGCGCGCTGATCAAGCTTGGCGACATCGACGAAATCACACTCGACATCCACGGCACCGTGCTGCAGCGCCTCGATGATCCGGAGGACGCGAGCGACGACGGCGAAGTCAGCGAAGAAGACGAGGATGATGATTCGGTCGCTGGCCCGATCGCGATTGCGGTCGACGTCAACGAGACCGATGCGGCAGATGCGCCACAAGGTGCACAAGCCAAGCCCCAAAGCTCCGACAACAGTTGA
- the mtgA gene encoding monofunctional biosynthetic peptidoglycan transglycosylase, with protein MLSLKAISRWLALVVLAFLSLQLFFVLRIALMVVVDPESTTFQRSQIWQQMTTDGSLHWKQEWVAYPQISDHLKHAVVASEDDGFVNHDGVDWNAIEKNWERNNKLQEQAEQRLENNPKAKQRPVRIRGGSTITQQLAKNLLLSGERSLLRKGQELALAMLLEQLLSKERILEIYLNNVEWGEGVFGAQAAARRYFNKNANQLSSAEAARLAVMLPAPKRFEKQPQSAYLNGRTRVIMGRMNRAELP; from the coding sequence ATGTTGTCGCTCAAAGCAATTTCTCGCTGGCTCGCCCTGGTGGTGCTGGCCTTCCTCTCACTGCAGTTGTTCTTCGTGCTGCGCATCGCGCTCATGGTCGTCGTCGATCCCGAATCGACCACCTTCCAGCGCTCGCAGATCTGGCAGCAGATGACGACGGACGGCTCGCTTCACTGGAAACAAGAATGGGTCGCCTACCCACAGATTTCAGACCACCTCAAGCACGCCGTGGTGGCCTCGGAGGACGACGGCTTCGTCAACCATGATGGAGTGGACTGGAACGCCATCGAGAAGAACTGGGAGCGCAACAACAAGCTGCAGGAACAGGCCGAGCAGCGCCTCGAAAACAACCCCAAGGCCAAACAGCGCCCGGTGCGCATCCGCGGCGGCTCGACCATCACCCAGCAGCTCGCCAAGAACCTGCTGCTCTCAGGCGAGCGCAGCCTGCTGCGCAAAGGACAGGAGCTGGCGCTCGCGATGCTGCTGGAGCAGCTTCTCTCGAAAGAGCGCATTCTCGAGATCTATCTGAACAACGTGGAATGGGGCGAAGGCGTCTTCGGAGCTCAGGCCGCTGCGCGCCGCTATTTCAACAAGAACGCCAACCAACTCAGCAGCGCCGAGGCCGCGCGACTGGCCGTGATGCTGCCCGCTCCCAAGCGCTTTGAAAAACAGCCGCAATCGGCTTATCTGAACGGCCGCACGCGCGTGATCATGGGTCGCATGAACAGGGCTGAACTCCCCTGA
- the rodA gene encoding rod shape-determining protein RodA — MSAVFDKPTLLQRVMPLLRGFDWPLIALLLILTSIGLTAMYSSGYDHGTRFVDHGRNILLAAGILFCVSQVPPQKLMALAVPLYTLGVALLVAVALFGITKKGAQRWINVGVVIQPSELLKIATPLMLAWWFQKREGQLRAADFVVAIVLLLIPVGLIMKQPDLGTSLLVMAAGLSVIFFAGLPWKLVIPPVLIGAVGIFLIVWFEPQLCADGVRWPVLHDYQQQRICTLLDPTRDPLGKGFHIIQGMIAIGSGGIWGKGFMAGTQTHLEFIPERTTDFIFAAFSEEFGLLGNIALIISFLLLVWRGLAIAVGANSLFGRLMAGAVSMIFFTYAFVNMGMVSGILPVVGVPLPFVSYGGTAMVTLGLALGVLMSVARAQNQPSQAPQEN, encoded by the coding sequence ATGTCTGCCGTTTTCGACAAACCAACGCTGCTCCAGCGTGTGATGCCCCTGCTGCGCGGGTTCGATTGGCCGTTGATCGCTCTTTTGCTGATCCTCACGTCCATCGGGCTCACGGCCATGTATTCGTCGGGGTACGACCACGGCACGCGGTTTGTGGACCATGGCCGCAATATTCTTCTCGCCGCAGGCATTCTTTTTTGCGTCTCGCAGGTGCCGCCCCAGAAACTCATGGCGCTGGCCGTGCCCCTCTACACGCTGGGCGTGGCCCTGCTGGTGGCCGTGGCGCTGTTCGGCATCACCAAGAAGGGAGCACAGCGCTGGATCAACGTGGGTGTGGTGATCCAGCCCAGCGAGTTGCTCAAGATCGCCACGCCGCTGATGTTGGCCTGGTGGTTTCAGAAGCGTGAAGGGCAGTTGCGCGCGGCCGACTTCGTGGTCGCCATCGTGCTGCTTTTGATTCCTGTGGGGCTGATCATGAAGCAGCCCGACCTCGGCACCTCTCTGCTGGTGATGGCTGCTGGCCTGTCCGTGATCTTCTTTGCTGGGCTGCCGTGGAAACTGGTGATACCGCCGGTGCTGATCGGCGCGGTAGGCATCTTCCTGATCGTCTGGTTCGAGCCGCAACTGTGCGCCGACGGCGTGCGCTGGCCGGTGCTGCACGACTACCAGCAGCAGCGCATCTGCACGCTGCTCGACCCCACGCGCGACCCGCTCGGCAAGGGGTTTCACATCATCCAGGGCATGATCGCGATCGGCTCTGGTGGTATCTGGGGCAAGGGCTTCATGGCGGGAACGCAGACTCACCTGGAATTCATTCCCGAGCGCACGACCGATTTCATCTTCGCCGCGTTCTCAGAAGAGTTCGGGTTGCTTGGCAACATCGCACTCATCATCAGCTTCCTGCTGCTGGTCTGGCGTGGCCTCGCGATTGCCGTGGGTGCCAACTCGCTGTTCGGCCGCCTCATGGCAGGGGCCGTCTCGATGATCTTCTTCACCTACGCCTTCGTGAACATGGGCATGGTCAGCGGCATCCTGCCCGTGGTCGGCGTGCCCCTGCCGTTCGTGAGCTACGGCGGCACCGCGATGGTGACGCTGGGCTTGGCTCTGGGTGTGCTGATGTCGGTCGCCAGAGCACAGAACCAGCCGTCGCAAGCTCCCCAGGAAAATTAG
- a CDS encoding helix-turn-helix domain-containing protein, translating into MSTEVRSVQRALQILRVMNERVSWTLQELHQRTGLAKSTLHRLLSTLETEKYVRTDPHVYGHYQLTQAVGNLSCGVTTQMQLAELAAPIMVSTTHAIKWPLSLGVIDRHQIRIVYCTMPYSPYAIRPSSVGRKYELTDSASGRAYLAFCDPTERRILIEEMNSREDEGPRITDLRAMRHLIREIRKQGFAVRYGHHRSESAALAVPVFSAGMLRGVMVYTTFARQMDERMLKRAVPTVLATAQRVGEALAPALRAGGSVNGYAIAGGRGEPVARVA; encoded by the coding sequence ATGAGCACCGAAGTCCGTTCCGTGCAGCGCGCGCTGCAGATTCTGCGGGTGATGAACGAACGCGTGAGCTGGACGCTGCAGGAACTGCACCAGCGTACGGGCCTTGCCAAATCCACGCTGCACCGCCTGCTCAGCACGCTTGAGACCGAGAAGTACGTGCGCACCGATCCGCATGTCTACGGCCACTACCAGCTCACGCAGGCAGTCGGCAATCTGAGCTGCGGCGTGACCACGCAGATGCAGCTTGCAGAACTCGCCGCGCCCATCATGGTGAGCACCACGCACGCCATCAAATGGCCGCTGTCGCTTGGCGTGATCGACCGTCACCAGATCCGCATCGTGTACTGCACCATGCCCTACAGCCCGTATGCGATTCGGCCGTCGAGCGTCGGTCGCAAGTACGAGCTGACGGACTCGGCCTCGGGCCGCGCCTATCTCGCATTCTGCGATCCGACCGAGCGCCGTATCCTCATCGAAGAGATGAACAGCCGTGAAGACGAGGGCCCGCGCATCACCGATCTGCGCGCCATGCGCCACCTGATCCGCGAGATCCGTAAGCAGGGCTTCGCGGTGCGCTACGGCCACCATCGTTCGGAAAGCGCAGCGCTCGCGGTGCCGGTGTTCAGCGCGGGCATGCTGCGCGGCGTGATGGTCTACACCACGTTCGCGCGCCAGATGGACGAGCGCATGCTCAAGCGCGCCGTGCCTACCGTGCTCGCCACCGCGCAGCGTGTGGGCGAGGCGTTGGCACCTGCGCTGCGCGCGGGCGGCTCGGTGAATGGTTATGCGATTGCGGGTGGACGCGGCGAACCGGTCGCACGCGTCGCTTGA